The stretch of DNA ATTTTATCGCCTGATATCAAAGCCCTACGTTCTGCTGTACTTAACAAGTTTTCTAATGCTGTAATACTCAATCGTGCACTCACACCACTTTTAGCATCAATAAAATCATTTTCACGAGCTTCGAATACAATTTGTTCTAATAAATCTCTAGCTAAATCCGGGACTAACACAGTCTGTTTTTGCTCAGCAACTAATTTGGCTTCCTGTTCTGTTATTAATCTAGCCGTTTCAATATCTACTGGGTAATGTGTTAAAATTTGAGATCCAATTCTATCTTTTAAAGGGGTTACAATACTCCCTCTATTGGTATAATCTTCAGGGTTTGCTGTGAATAAAAATTGAATATCTAATGGCAAACGTAATTTGAAGCCTCTAATTTGAATATCGCCCTCTTGCAAAATATTAAATAACGCCACTTGAATTCTAGCTTGTAAATCGGGCAATTCATTAATTACAAAAATACAACGATTGGCTCTTGGTATCATACCATAATGAATCACGCGATCGTCTGCATAGCTTAATTTTAAATTAGCAGCTTTAATGGGATCTACGTCACCAATAATATCAGCAACCGTTACATCTGGTGTTGCTAATTTTTCTGCAAAACGTTCACTCCTATGTAACCAGGAAATAGGTGTATCGTCTCCTTTTTCTTTTATCAACTCTACTGCAAATCGTGAGATAGGTTGCAACGGATCATCATTAATCTCAGAACCCTTAACATAAGGAATGTACTCGTCTAATAAATTTAACATTAAACGGGCTAAACGTGTTTTTGCCTGTCCTCGTAATCCTAAAAGATTGATATTATGGCGTGATAAAATAGCGCGTTCTAACTCAGGAATCACAGTATTTTCATAACCGTGAACCCCT from Flavivirga spongiicola encodes:
- a CDS encoding MoxR family ATPase — protein: MDIKTLGELKKAGYQSKSIKDELRANLIEKIKNKETTFEGVHGYENTVIPELERAILSRHNINLLGLRGQAKTRLARLMLNLLDEYIPYVKGSEINDDPLQPISRFAVELIKEKGDDTPISWLHRSERFAEKLATPDVTVADIIGDVDPIKAANLKLSYADDRVIHYGMIPRANRCIFVINELPDLQARIQVALFNILQEGDIQIRGFKLRLPLDIQFLFTANPEDYTNRGSIVTPLKDRIGSQILTHYPVDIETARLITEQEAKLVAEQKQTVLVPDLARDLLEQIVFEARENDFIDAKSGVSARLSITALENLLSTAERRALISGDKMTMLRLSDFVGIIPSITGKVELVYEGEQEGAAVVAYNLIGEAVKSLFGEFFPKIEKLKKQEDESPYDAIISWFFNQKDGFELLDDLRDKEYKNLLDAISPLDDLLSEYQPNVSKQDSYFVKEFVLWALVEFKQLSKQRFTEGIQFKDPYGSFISGI